The genomic region AAAGAATTGAAACAAAGAATTGTTTTCTAAACACTACAGTGAAAAAATTGATTGGATCTCTATCGCCAACCGTGAATATCAATTAATGATGAATAAATATTAGATATTGAAGAGATGGATAAACAATAAAGAAAAATTGGATATTAAGTAGATGGATaaacaatgaacaaaaataatgaaaagatTGATAACCAATCAGATTGATAAACGATTCTAATGGTAGGATTGAGTAATTGTTGATAGATTATTCACCAATTTATCATCTTaatattaaagaaaagataagattagagtatctaaatcaaaataaaaacttaaaaattgaagatataattttaaagataagatagatgaataataaaataataatttataatcacGAGCAGAAAAATTTAGAGAAGCGTAACATATAACGCAttgcacaattcaatcgattgggtaataaagtgttctttccaCCAAAACTTCATTCCTCTCGTgttctcttgtgttcttagctttcttgctaagtattgagggttaggctgacttggtcttagctcaagaggttgagtaagtccgagtgccggcacggtagcgttggagtgtgtccaaggccgtgacaattttggcacaaccaatcgattgaattatgaaAATCTATATTGCTTTGAAGACTTAAATCGATtaggtaatatgaccaatcgattcaGTAAGAAAAATCCCACATACCTTGCAAAATTTAATCCATTGTGTAtcaattccaatcgattgaaatttgaaaaacctGAATTTCGATCGATTGATTTGTGCagtcaatcgattgaatttctaaCAAACACGATTTTTCCAATCCAATACGTATGTAACGGATCAATGATAAAATTATGATCGATTAAgattgtaaaatatttattacgattaatagaagatctaatttgttattattttaattttttattattaataaacagatagatgaataataaaataataatttataaaataaaaaagttaattttataattaaataatatataaaaaattaatttgtaattaaaattaaataaaaactatttagcagttattaaaaaacttaaaaaacatgttttattACGAGACCATTTAATAATCCAAACGTTTTAGGACGATCGATCGAATACGGTGCCAACTATCATTGGTTCGAGTAAAACAATTTGAAGTAAACATGATttagaaaaagaataagaaacatgatttagaaaaagaataagaaacatTAAGTTTTGTAATAATTAAATATTGCTACTACTGTAAGCAAATAAATTGTGAAAGCAAGCAAGAGCTGAAATAGAAATGTTTTCATGATGCAATATTTTAAGGcatgaaaaatattatttatacgtTAAATATTCNNNNNNNNNNNNNNNNNNNNNNNNNNNNNNNNNNNNNNNNNNNNNNNNNNNNNNNNNNNNNNNNNNNNNNNNNNNNNNNNNNNNNNNNNNNNNNNNNNNNNNNNNNNNNNNNNNNNNNNNNNNNNNNNNNNNNNNNNNNAATATCCCAAcacttttatctttatctttatctttatagtAATATAAATAGAGAACTCTTTGATCCATTCTAACTTGAGTGTTGGAGTGTTTTCCAGGTACCACCTCCCATTGTTGCAGTCAAATAATCTGCATCCTCCTCAGCCCGAAGGTCCGATCCATTTTTATCTTTGTCTTTACATGTATAATGTTGTTCATTGTGAGGGTTGGGATATTCAATGTGGAGTTGGTTTCGTCATAATGTTCTAATTGATATTccgtgattatatatatatatgcttgaACTGAACTAATGGCATAGATATGAGTGTTGCTGTGTTGGTGGGAAATCATTGTAGAAACTTGTTAGTGATCTTACTTCCTTAACAGCGATTGATTCGCTTTGTGTTACTTATGATGTATCAATCAGCCTCAGCTTGCTTTGGCACTGTCGCAACTCTACTTTTTCACTTTAGTGGTTTTGGTTACAGGGAGGTAGTCTTTGATGATATATTAGTGCTTACTAGTTTCTACAATTTTCGGATTGTTAACTGTTTCTTGGACAGTTGGACTACCTCCCCTATTTTGTTTTaccatttcaaaaaaaaaaaaacatgttttatttccttgttaACCTTTTATGCAATGGGGGCGTTTGTTTTGGGGGCTTATGCAATCGCCTTTTATATCACTATGTTATGAGATGTTTGTGGTGACTTGTTCTGTTTAATGATATCTCACTGTCTCCATTTTGTGCAGGAACTTCTGATTGctttttctttgaaaatgatGGCTACTCCAACTAAACCAATGGCCGTAATGTTGTCTGAATCTTTGGAACACAAGGGAAAGGATATCACTGAATTAAATGGTAACATACTTCAATCCCCTATAAGTCAACAGCCCCATAGCTCCTCTGATGGTTCAGTAGCTATTCTTTGGGACATCGAAAACTGTCCTGTTCCAAGTGATGTCCGCCCTGAAGACGTAGCAGGAAATATAAGGATGGCGTTGCAAGTGCATCCACTAATTGAAGGAACTGTTATGGTATTTTCTGCTTATGGTGACTTCAACGCTTTCCCTAAGCGACTTAGAGAGGGATGTCTAAGAACTGGTGTTAATCTCATTGATGTTCCTAATGGGAGAAAAGATGCTGCTGATAAAGCAATCTTGGTTGACATGCTTTTATTTGCTCTTGACAACCCTCCCCCATCATCTATTATGCTAATATCTGGAGACGTTGACTTTGCCCGAGCACTTCACATTCTTGGACAACGGGGATACACTATAATTCTTGTCATCCCTTCTCGGATGGGTGTTTCATCTGCTTTATGCAATGCCGGAATGTTTGTCTGGGATTGGCCTAACGTTGCTCGTGGAGAAGGATTTGTTCCCCCTCGTGGAGGTTCAGTTGAGGTTGCTGGATATTTGATGGGGTGCCATATTAATGACAACTTGGAGGGACAAAATGAGGAAGAAGCAATAGTTTATAGAGGGATGTCACAGAGATTATATAACTCAAGGGATTTCTCTATGGTTTCACAATCTCTATCTGAATACAATTATACCGCATCGAACATGGCTGGCTTACTGACAACTATGAGATCACACAGCCTTCTTCCACCTGGGATGATTGATGTTTCAGGAATATCTATGCCTTCTAGTGACAATAATGAAGGCCAGCTTTGGGGCCCTATGTCTAGCGATTTAAATGTTCTCAAAGGCCAGTTGGTAAAGTTGCTTGAACTTTCTGGAGGGTGCCTGCCTCTGGCTCGAGTTCCAACAGAGTATCAGAAAGCTTATGGAAGAACTCTTTATGTATCTGATTATGGAGCAATTAAGTTAGTCAATCTTTTCAAGAAGATGGGTGATACAATGGCAGTGGAAGGGAAAGGTCAACGTAAATTTGTGTATCTCAGAAActtcaagaaagacaagaaaggaaAGGGGCTTCCAGAGGAGAATACGAATACTGTCGCCGGTGGTGGCTCTTCAGATGAGTTCTCAGATGAAGAAAGACTAGTCATGGAAGAACATGATGAGAGCAGTCAAAGGAGAGCAGCTATCAATGACCGTGCTCTTGAGCAGTTCAAGTTCGAGCTTCAAGAGATTCTAGTCAGCTACTCGTGTCGAATATTCCTAGGTTGTTTTGAGGATATATACCAACAAAGGTACAAGAGACAATTGGAATATGAGAAACTTGGAGTGAACAAGTTGGAGGATTTGTTTGAGAAAGTCAATGATATTGTAGTATTGGTTGAGGAAGCAGGAAGCAAGAGGAAGTTCCTTGATCCAGTGGGGGGTTAGAATGCTAAAGCAAATTGTTGCCTTGTGTTTCTTGTTCTTTCTAGCAATCCCATCCTTattctagttttatttatttattttccttctaTATAGTAAAGATGATACGCTGGGAACATGTGTGTATTTTTTATTGTCACTGTCCCGCATGTATTTTGAATCTGTATTAAAGTTTCCTTGTCTTTAGTTCTTGCCTCTGCAACCTACCAGCTACTTGGAGTATCTTCTGTACTTCCCTTTTcctatcattctcattatcaactTAGAATTTGAAGCATTTTTCAAGTTGTAGATTGAATTCTATCATAAATTATAAGATTCACAACTGGTCATCAAAGAAAGAATTAACAAGCATCATATATTTATGGTAACCTTGAAAGTACTATATTCCTCATCAAAAGACTCCCTCACGTTGGGATCTACTAGCTCCAATAATCTGGTTTCGGTTGCGCCCATTCCACCAAGTTCTTATTATCCTGAATAGCTTGCTTCCTGTCACGATTTCTAGTAGTAACACCCCAAAACTGTAGATATCGCTTTTCTCGGTGAGCTCGAGAGTAACAACATATTCTGGATCCATATAACCTGGAATGCATGACATCTATTGAATTTCAGGGACATACAGCCATCTTCTAAAGCATGTAAATGAAAGATGAGGAAGAAAGGTCAGAAGAATTTTATACCTGGAGTTCCTCGGATTTCAGTGTTTCAGAAGAATCAATTAACGCTTAAAAGGTGTCTATGACTATCTAAATATTACTGCATCATAAAATTTGTGCTGTTTTTGAACTATTCATTTCTGAAAAAAGAGGATGAATAGTTATCCCACCTTAGCAACAAAATTTTCATCCAGCAAAGTGTTGCTAGACTTAATGTCTCTATGGCGCAAAGGAGGATCACAATATAAATGAAGGTACTCCTGCATGTGACGATGCAAATAAAAATACCAAACAAGAAGATATTAAAGCTTGATATTAAACTAATCAATCATATGTACCAATGCATTAGCTACGTCAATCGCAATTTGGATTCTAGTTCGCCAACTTAGCGGTGTTCTACCAGGAGCTGCACAACAACAAAAAAGAATGAAGTGAGATCGGGTTTGTTAGGGGGAACAAGCTAATAGATTGGGCTGCATTCCACAATTCTCTAGGGCTATTATTTTGTTGAATAGATAATTGTTATTAGAAAAAGATGCAGAAGAGCATAATAGTAATATCTTAAAGTGTACTATTATTGAAAACAATATATAGACCAAGATGATGAATAGACCATATAGTTGAAGAGACCATATAGTTGAAGCGCGGAGTAAGATGATGAATCAAGAGGAAGCAGCAAGAAGCGAACTAGTTGAAGAATGAAGATTTGAAGAGAACCATTTTCAATTTATTTTCGGTGTTCTTGTATACCAGAAAAAGTAATCAGAATTGTTGAATTGCTCATATCAAATGCTTCATGGGAACTATGTTCTgattaaataaaataacaaataaattgtATTATTTTGATTGTAGAAGCAAATTCATATTTTATTGAAGAGTTTTATCGAACACCAATCTTCAAAACCATGTAACATTTTTTTGGTGTCTAAACCATGTAAGATTTGGGTGCATAAATTGAATGTTCAAAGATGTTAAATTTTATTAGCAGTACTAAACAACGTAAAGTTAGAATTAACAATGTTCTATTTTGTTTGGTGACCACAATGTTCTATTTAAAGTTCAAATATTTAATTAAGATGATAAAATAAATTGTACTATTATGTTAGTCCCCTCTTTGAGTTGGgaagaaaaaattcaaaattgaaccaagtttaatattaatttattaatttcttgtACTCAATACAATGTGACTCAATATTCCTATTTATATATTCCTAACAAACTTTAATGTGTTAACCAACTAATTAAGTAGTCTAATATTAGTTGAATCCTAACAATACTCTTTTATCAAAACaggattttttaataaataatttaattattttaattatcaaaataaataatttgtagTGTATTTATCAATGTATATCACATTGATTTATttcatttacactataaacgagatatgtgtatttataaatataaaatataatttttgaaaaatgttcgTTAGCTCGGGTTCTTCACGGATTGGGTTGAAGTGGTGTCTAAGCAGGTGCGAAGGGGAATCGGGACCTAAGCACGAGCTGGAGGGTGGAGCTTGGCTGCAACGTTGGTTGGACGGTAGGTGGGACCACCAGCAAGGACACTCCGATGTAAAAGTCAGTGTCTGTTCCAGGAGGCGGTTAATTAGGGTCAGAAAGGGTGATGTACCTAGGGGAAGGGGTAGGTCCCTCACCTTTTATACCATGTACCCGGGTGGGCCCTTTGTGGTCACGACTATCCTTCTAAAAGCTTCTGCTAGCTGTCTAGGTTCCCTAGGGAATGAAAGGCGTCATGTGGGTCGCCCCGCATGTAGAGCAGGCTGAGCCGACAGGTCGGTGATCCATGGTTGGACCCAGACACCAAATGGGCTGGGCTGAAACAGTGCCCCCAACGTGTCGACCATGAGACCAAAAACTCGTGGTTGGCGCATTCGAGCTACTCGCGCTCGCCTTGGTCGAATCTTTTCGAGATTGGGAGCCCACTGGCTGGGTCCGCATCTTCTACACGCGTAAGTGGGACACCTCGTGTCTTGAGATGTCGCTTGGGTTTCTGTGCTGAGAGCATTTAATGCTCTTTATGACGGATTTGAAAGCCAGGAGTTTGGCCATTGTGCCTCTGCCTTTTCGTGCTCCTCCTGACGGTTATCATTCTTTATCCCTTTACTTTTATCTCCTACATTCCTCccttactaatttctttttgcCACTCTGTACCCTCTCCTTATCTCCGTTTCTGTTCACGATTTGGTGTAAGATTCGCTGCACTCCTCCCATTTGCACCTTCTATTTGCTTTTCTTTTGCCAATTCTGCAGCATTTCTCCTGGTAAGCATTTGTCCTTGTTTCTTATGTCTGTCATTCTTGTTTTTTTTATCAATGCATGACGTTCCTTGTTTTGATTTATGCTAGATAGATTGACATAGCATCGATTAGATAGTTCGTAGGGGGTACCATTAGGAGTTTGCTTTTTGGATTAGTCTTTAGATTAGTGCAAATGACGTAGAATAGTGGAGTAGTAGGATGCAGTTTTTGTTTTTTCATCTTCCACCTTATTTCCGATCTCTCGAGTTAACGTAAGTGGTGCCCCCAATGTAGTTATAGCTCAGCCACCGCTGGCACAAAACGTTATTGATCGCTACATCTGGGTCACCTCGGATATCAAGGACACGGCTTCCCGGATAACCCCAGAGGAGCTACAGGCGCTTCGTGATTCTGGGTCCTTGTGCGGAGGGGGCCGAAAGAAGCGAATTATCAAGTTTATATCCCAAGCGAACAGGAGCGTGTCAGTCATAAGAACATGGCGACCCCCGAGTGGCCGACTGACTGTAGGTGTACAAGCCTATGTTCACATCGCTGGGCGTTCGACTTCCCTTTTTTCCGTTCGTCATGTCTTTGTTAAACCGCTGCGATGTTGCTTCGTCTCAGCTTCACCCGAACAGTTGGGCCGCCATTCGCTGTCTTGAGATGGTGAGCGAGTATTTGGAACTCTCGGCCTCCGTCAACGtgttcttctatcttttcttactAACGAACCCCTCTCAGGAGGGAAAGACGAAGAAGGGATATATGTCTTTTCGAGCCGTTCAGGGCCATCATCCTTTCTGGCTGACCCTGGAAGTGGAAAGACGAATCCCGACCTATTGGAGCTTTGGGGATGGCTCTGATTATATGATAAAGGTGACTTATAAAGGGTTGAGTGAAGATGACCGTTGAATAGCTGACATCTTGTTGGCAATTTTTAGCACTAGAAATATTAACCCTCATATGGTGATGGGGGATCGGGATATTAGTTGGGCCCACGTCGGTAAGCTAtttttcttccacttccttgGTTAATCTTGCCTTCGTTTTGAATTTCTGATTTCCTAACTTCTTTACTTGTGTTTTATCCCCTGCAATTTCCATGGCTGATGGAAGGACTAATATGGCGGAGTTGATGTCCCACTTCCTTTCTGCTGGTGACAGTGATAACGACTCCTCGGCGACCCACTCAGGGGGTCCTAGTGCTGTTGTCGGAGAGGAAAATGGTTAGGCCATAGTCGGGGACCAGAGAGAGTCACAGCCTTCCGCCAACGCCCCTTCTGAGAACCCACCGATGGACCATGCCGCCGATGACACGGTTCATGAAGAGGAAGGGGGGCTCGAGGACAACCGTGACCTGATCTTCATGACCAACCACAAAAAGCGAAAGGGACCTGCCGGTAAGACTCTGACTGTTATGGAAAAGAACTTCGATGTCAGGAACTTCATCAACTCCTAGCTTCTTCCGAGTACAGAGGAGTCCTTCCGAGAGGAGGACCTTGACGCCCAGGTGAGGTGGAGTTACCACAGTCTCCTGCCGCAGATATCACCAGGAAGGTGGAGCCCGTCCTGGCCCAATATCAAGTTTTGGAGGGGAAACTTCGGGCCTCTCAGAAGGATATTACCGACTAGAAGGCTCAGGAAGAGTCCCTGAAGACCCAGCTTgatgagaaagagaagaaggcgaaggAGGATGCTACGGAGATTAACAGGTTGGTGGAGCGCGTTCTCTCCCTTTCTAAGGACTTGAACACTGCGTGAGGGCAAGCTGCCTCTGCTGAGTCTGAGGTTAAAGAACTGAAGGGGAAGCTTGCCGAGGCCGCGAGGTCAGCCAAGGCTGCCCGGCAAGAGGCTACCATcctgaagaagaagaacaaagatctTGTGAGAGATGCCCAGAAGGTCGTCAAAACCACTGAGGATGGGATTAAGGCCCAAGTTGCTATCCTAGCTCCTGATCTTTATACTTCCCAGGTTGGGGCTTTCAAGATGGTCCAAGATGGAAAGATCGTGGACATCCTAAAGCCATGAAGTCCTTTccttgtttttgctttttctttgtaTCCTATTTTTAATGTTACCTTGTACATATATTTTAATCGGGCCGGTGTGGCATTTCGTTTTGTATTTTGGATACCTTGAACATATTTTCGCGACTTGTTTGGTAATGCCTGATTGTATAGATGATTGTGTGTCGGGCCGATGTGGTGCCTTTTTGCTTTAAGCCGTTTTCATTCATGGAATGGTTATTTTACTCGTTTCCTTGATTGGCTTATTAAATCGTGAGCCGCATAGCGCCGGCCACTTGTTGGTCGTAGTTGCTTTGGCTTCCGGGGTGAACAGTCCTGGGTTGCCATTAGAATGGTGGTAACTGTACTAGCCATGGCGTAAGTTAACAGTAGGGCCGGCCTACTAAAGCCTCTTGTCGTGTCTTCACGTCAGAGGTAGGTAGAATGACACCTTTTAAATTGAAAACTTGAGAAAAACCTTTCGGTAAATATGTAAGAGTATACACATGCTCAGATACTTTAACAAGATGATAGTTAAAAAGAAAAGGTAAAGAGGACAGTATATTCTGAAtaagaacaataaaaaaaacaaagtATGGGAAGAGAGGACTGTTAAGTTGGGGTGTTATTTCTCAAGAGTAGAACCTCCTCAGGTTCGCTATGTTTCATGTCCTCGGGATGTCGCTTCCATCCAACCTCTCCAACTTGTAGGCGTCCAATTAGTCGTCAGCTTGCCTTCTCCTGGGGTCGGTGTCCCGATATTGTTACGCCGTAGGACCAAGTTGCCTTCCTCGAAACTCCTGCTAAGTACTTTCCCATTGTATCTGAGTGCCATTCTCTGCTTCAGTGCAATTTCCAACAAAAGTTTCATCTCCCTCGTCTTATTGATCAAGTTTTTCTCGACTGCTTCTTCTTTAGCGCCGAGGAGCAACCTCGGGCTTGGCTCCCCAATCTCTACTGGAATGACTGCATCGACCTCATAAGTAAGTCGGAAAGGCATTTTCCCGGTGGACGATTGCAGCGTAGTCCTATAAGACCATAAGACCAAAGCCAGCTCGTCTGCCCAGGAGCCCTTTTTCTGGTTGAGTCGCTTTTTCAATCCTTTGAAGATGATCTTGTTGGCTGCCTCTACCTGACCATTGCTCTGCGGATGTTCTACCGAAGAGAATTTCTGCTTGATTCCCAGACCGGACAGGAATTCACGAAATTTCTTATCTGCAAACTGCGTCCTGTTATCCGAGATCACAACCTCCAGAATTCCAAACCTGGATATTACCTacctccacatgaactttcggCAGTTCGCAGATGATATACTGGCCAATAGCtctgcttctacccatttggtgTAATAATTGATAGCGACTATTATGTATTTAACTTGCCCGGGACCTACCGGGAACGGGCCAAAAACATCGACCCCGCATTGTGAGAAAGGTCGGGAGGCCAGCATTGAGATTAACTCTCCTGCTGGGGCCTTGTGGAAGTGGGCATTTTTTTTGGCATTTCCTGCATTTCTTTACGAATTCTTGTGCATCCGACATCATTGAGGGCCAATAATACCCTGCCCTGACGAGTTTCCTTGCCAATGCCTTGCCTTTGATGTAGTGGCCGCAACACCTCTCATGGACTTTGCTCAGGACGTACTCCGTTTGGTCGGGGCGTAGGCATTTCAACAGAGGTTGGTTGAGCCCTCGTTTGTACAGGGAGTTACATACTTGATTGCTTCCCTCCTTATCACTTTAGCTTCCTTCTCATCTTCAGGGAGTTCCTCGCCTTCTAAAAAGCGATGAATTGGCTCCATCCATGAGGGCGAGTTCATGACTTGGGTCACACACAGGGTTACTGATGTCTCCTTTACTAATCCTTGAATCAGGGATCGGTTCCCTGTGCTGAGTTTCATGCTTGCTAACTTTGACAGGAGGTCGGCTCTGGCCTTTCTCTCCCTGGGTACATGTTGCACTGTTACTTCTTCAAAACCCTTACATAAACTTTTCACTTTCTCCAGGAACTTTTGCAGTAAGGAGTTCCTGGCTTGGTAAGCTCCGTTGACATGAGAAGTCACGATTTGAGAATCACTTTTGACTTCATTCCTTAATGCGCCGACCTCTTTAGCTAGTTTCAATCCCCCTATCAAGGCTCCGTACTCTGCCTGGTTGTTAGAGACTGGGAATTCGAATTTTATTGATTGCTCATAAATCATTCCTTTTGAGCTTTTAGAATTATTCCTACTCCCCCGAATGCCTGGTTGGAGGCTCCGTTAACATGGAGCTTCTACAGTATCTTCGAGTTCTCAGGGGAATTCCCCGTCACTTCCACCAGAAAGTCTGCCATTACTTGGGTTTTGATCGTGTGTCTGGGCTCATAATGCAGGTCGTACTGAGATAATTCTATCGCCCATGTCATCATCCGGCCCACTAGGTCATGTTTCTGAAGGACTTAGCGAATGGCTTGGTCGGTTTTCAGTGTGACTGGATGCCCCTGGAAGTACGTGTaataccctaattaccctaagtcaTACCTTATGCCGtaaagtaatatatatatatatagagagagagagagagagagagaaataaataataattctagaagcctgatgaagaattaagctcaaaacaattacaaaagcGCAAACATTCACACGAAGCCACAAACTTATGACACAAGGTATATATACAAGATAAGAAAGCATAAATAGATATATGAATATAATAGTTATAAGGAACTAGCCTTAACCtacggagtttaggccgactagttatatacagacataTAGAGTTTTGAAAGTAAAACCAGCATATACAATATacctctctcaaagtaagcctctgaGGCAAAtataatacaaaagtgagagtactaaaCAAAAGAAATCAAAAGACAAAAGGTGATAGAAGATCTTCCACTCTGTCACCACCACGCAACTCatcgaggtgggttacgacctgcatatgaaaaacaacaacaaagtatggaatgagaaccggaggttctcagtatggtaacagtgcccagtaatgtaagatataagacttcgGGACACCAGAGGCaattctagagcttcatatcaatcatgagattcaacttaaagcataactaaattTAAAACCATCACTTTAAAAACCATAATGAAAATAAAGGAATCTAACTTAGGGATTTTTTAATCTAACATTTAcactgctgtcccacagccttcgccagcctaacctccatgcaatcccatctccaccgccttctgaacctcctcaatcccagcagaaaacacaagtaatagcaATGTAAGTAAAACATAAGTATAATcatgtatatcaagtaattcaagaaacaactaagcatgttatacaattaggcaaataaTACAAGTCGACAAAGAAAGCAAACATATAaaatatgcacatgatgaatgcctgtcctatttggctgtgagacacattcccatgggaatgttgccTTTCGATCATGAATATAGCTACGAGAACCCCCCCtacggatatagtgccgggcacactccTGTGATTCgaaaggatgcgagcgggatactctacCAAAGACCTTACATCTCAATGTAAGCGGGATAAACCAACCGTCCTTACGCTGCCGCCacgacctcgacaagcgggattaaccaaccgTCCTTGCCAGGCACATAACGTATCAACAGTCTCAATATAAAATAGTatatcagtggttttcagaaatcattttcaGTACTCAGTCCACTCCGAGTCCTAGACTCGTCTCAACATCATCAACCCGAAATTCACAAATTCATCATTTCAATCGTCATTACAGTACTCTGCCATCTCACTCAACTAATCCACcctcagtactccagaaacctaagtctccgtcttctaaaTTCATGTAAAATTTTACTAAAATAAGTCACTAACTTTTCCTTAGAATTATTAGAGCCTAAGTATTAGATAGTATTCCTAAACAGTACTTAAAGAATGTTTGGAAAGCTAGAGAACCTTGAGAACGagagaaaaataatttttcagcaaaacagggcCTGTGCATACACACGcccaagtgtgcatacgcacacttcagTTTTTGGACCACCATGTGTATGCATACACGAGTCACGTCGCGGGGTGCTGGACACAAACCATCACCTGCATATGGCGCAGGAGGCCGCGTACGCATTTTCTGCTGTTGGCCCATCTCGCGTACACATGCATAGGGCTGCGTACGCATGAGGGCCTGACAGAGATGCACGCCCACGTATGGGGGTGCTCACTTACACATGCCATCAATTTTAG from Arachis ipaensis cultivar K30076 chromosome B02, Araip1.1, whole genome shotgun sequence harbors:
- the LOC107626849 gene encoding uncharacterized protein LOC107626849; the encoded protein is MIYEQSIKFEFPVSNNQAEYGALIGGLKLAKEVGALRNEVKSDSQIVTSHVNGAYQARNSLLQKFLEKVKSLCKGFEEVTVQHVPRERKARADLLSKLASMKLSTGNRSLIQGLVKETSVTLCVTQVMNSPSWMEPIHRFLEGEELPEDEKEAKVIRREAIKFGILEVVISDNRTQFADKKFREFLSGLGIKQKFSSVEHPQSNGQVEAANKIIFKGLKKRLNQKKGSWADELALVLWSYRTTLQSSTGKMPFRLTYEVDAVIPVEIGEPSPRLLLGAKEEAVEKNLINKTREMKLLLEIALKQRMALRYNGKVLSRSFEEGNLVLRRNNIGTPTPGEGKLTTNWTPTSWRGWMEATSRGHET
- the LOC107624939 gene encoding uncharacterized protein LOC107624939; its protein translation is MISHCLHFVQELLIAFSLKMMATPTKPMAVMLSESLEHKGKDITELNGNILQSPISQQPHSSSDGSVAILWDIENCPVPSDVRPEDVAGNIRMALQVHPLIEGTVMVFSAYGDFNAFPKRLREGCLRTGVNLIDVPNGRKDAADKAILVDMLLFALDNPPPSSIMLISGDVDFARALHILGQRGYTIILVIPSRMGVSSALCNAGMFVWDWPNVARGEGFVPPRGGSVEVAGYLMGCHINDNLEGQNEEEAIVYRGMSQRLYNSRDFSMVSQSLSEYNYTASNMAGLLTTMRSHSLLPPGMIDVSGISMPSSDNNEGQLWGPMSSDLNVLKGQLVKLLELSGGCLPLARVPTEYQKAYGRTLYVSDYGAIKLVNLFKKMGDTMAVEGKGQRKFVYLRNFKKDKKGKGLPEENTNTVAGGGSSDEFSDEERLVMEEHDESSQRRAAINDRALEQFKFELQEILVSYSCRIFLGCFEDIYQQRYKRQLEYEKLGVNKLEDLFEKVNDIVVLVEEAGSKRKFLDPVGG